The genomic window GATACACACTCATTTCAGGTGGCGGCATTCAACGAAATATGACTTTTTTGAATTCTCAAGCACAGGTGGGTATTGGCTTCAGTATGCCTGTTGAGTTGTTGGCAACCTTTTTTCCTACAGGGGACGAAGAAATTCCACCGCAACTACGTTTTTTGGTAAAAGGTGACGAGTGGCAGACATTGCTCTACCCAAAAACTACAACAGCAATACAGACAGTGGCACAGCAAGTAGTCAACTGTCCCTATCACGGGATGACCAAGCGTTTGTATTTACAGGCGAAGGTGCTAGAGTTGATGTCGCTGCAACTTGCCCCCTTCTTAGCTGAACAAGGTGGACTGCAATCACAACCACGATTTAGAGCCGGAACTGTCGAGCGGATATACCAAGCAAGAGAAATTTTACTCTCCCGCCTAGAGAATCCACCATCATTATTAGAATTAGCACAACTTGTGGGAGTAAGCGATGCCTGCGGCGGGCTACGCCTACGCACCCTTCAACGTGGTTTTCAGAAACTCTTCGGTACTACCGTATTTGGTTACGTGACAGATAAACGCATGGAGCGAGCAAAACGCTGGCTCAGAGAAGGAAATCGCACAGTGCTGCAAGTGGCAATTATGACTGGTTACTCCAATCCCACACACTTTAGTGTTGCTTTTAAACGTAAGTTTGATATCTCTCCG from Nostoc sp. UHCC 0926 includes these protein-coding regions:
- a CDS encoding AraC family transcriptional regulator gives rise to the protein MTITLTPEQERDFWAEARQNSQQNLSEPYESYSQIPRQLGKGYSRSIEVHPQVWLGIGNYEYYDDIVEPGCECVHPLEFAVSISGTTIDEFGGQLGEGYTLISGGGIQRNMTFLNSQAQVGIGFSMPVELLATFFPTGDEEIPPQLRFLVKGDEWQTLLYPKTTTAIQTVAQQVVNCPYHGMTKRLYLQAKVLELMSLQLAPFLAEQGGLQSQPRFRAGTVERIYQAREILLSRLENPPSLLELAQLVGVSDACGGLRLRTLQRGFQKLFGTTVFGYVTDKRMERAKRWLREGNRTVLQVAIMTGYSNPTHFSVAFKRKFDISPSQCLLGEKSVWR